One window of the Archangium primigenium genome contains the following:
- a CDS encoding vWA domain-containing protein: protein MMRRFLAVGCLALLWVGCSGPSPEGFPSDIGGGFGATPGGAQDMALARRKIAEGQVPHPDDFLAEGLFSEHDLPLEGPPCEQVLCLRTATGIATALDTDRQEVFVQVGFSSNVDPATFRRKPLDVALVIDRSGSMMGEPMTAVKEAARRLVGKLDERDTFSLITFDDVAETLVPQTALSDRAALLRAIDTLEVRGSTCIECGLQKGYAQLSSRPPDAARARRLFLFTDAMPNVGPTGEGEFMRLVREQSQRGQDLTVFGVNIAFNQEFVAQISSVRGANSFYLSDAERTRSVFDQDFDYLVTPIAYDLKMELTPAEGYRIEAVYGLPGVKPGDARAGMTVSSVFLSRNRGAVLARLSRVGEAVPPGQSLAASALSFQSTAGEPSATLLTARYEGSEPLTAEASWYSQEPVRKTVALTNFILGAQVACEKWHGGDKVGAHALAERTAQSLAKAAEQLDDAPLRAEAELARKLTALLKPSET from the coding sequence ATGATGCGACGATTCCTGGCCGTGGGTTGTCTGGCCTTGCTGTGGGTGGGTTGTAGCGGCCCGAGTCCGGAAGGGTTCCCCTCGGACATCGGAGGCGGGTTTGGCGCCACGCCCGGCGGGGCTCAGGACATGGCGCTGGCGCGGCGGAAGATCGCCGAGGGCCAGGTGCCCCACCCCGACGACTTCCTCGCCGAGGGGCTGTTCTCCGAGCATGACCTGCCCCTGGAGGGGCCGCCCTGTGAGCAGGTGTTGTGTCTGCGCACGGCCACGGGGATCGCCACCGCCCTCGACACGGACCGCCAGGAGGTGTTCGTGCAGGTGGGTTTCTCCTCCAATGTGGACCCCGCCACCTTCCGGCGCAAGCCGCTCGACGTGGCGCTCGTCATCGACCGCTCGGGCTCCATGATGGGCGAGCCCATGACTGCGGTGAAGGAGGCCGCGCGCCGCCTGGTGGGCAAGCTGGACGAGCGCGACACCTTTTCCCTGATCACCTTCGACGATGTGGCCGAGACGCTCGTCCCGCAGACCGCCCTGTCGGACCGCGCCGCCTTGCTGCGCGCCATCGACACCCTCGAGGTCCGGGGCTCGACCTGCATCGAGTGTGGGCTCCAGAAGGGCTATGCCCAGCTGTCCTCGCGTCCGCCAGACGCCGCGCGGGCCCGCCGCCTGTTCCTGTTCACCGATGCCATGCCCAACGTGGGACCGACGGGGGAGGGCGAGTTCATGCGCCTGGTTCGCGAGCAGTCCCAGCGGGGCCAGGATCTGACCGTCTTCGGCGTGAACATCGCCTTCAACCAGGAGTTCGTGGCCCAGATCTCCTCCGTGCGGGGCGCCAACTCCTTCTATTTGAGCGATGCCGAGCGCACGCGCTCCGTCTTCGATCAGGACTTCGACTACCTGGTGACGCCCATCGCGTATGACTTGAAGATGGAGCTCACCCCCGCCGAGGGCTACCGGATCGAGGCGGTGTATGGCCTGCCCGGGGTGAAGCCGGGTGATGCCCGGGCGGGCATGACCGTGTCCTCGGTGTTCCTGTCCCGCAACCGGGGCGCCGTCCTCGCGCGGCTGTCCCGCGTGGGCGAGGCGGTGCCGCCCGGTCAATCCCTGGCCGCCAGCGCGCTGTCGTTCCAGTCCACGGCGGGCGAGCCGTCCGCCACCCTGTTGACGGCGCGCTACGAGGGGAGCGAGCCGCTCACGGCCGAGGCGTCCTGGTACTCGCAGGAGCCGGTGCGCAAGACGGTCGCCCTGACCAACTTCATCCTCGGCGCGCAGGTGGCGTGCGAGAAGTGGCACGGGGGCGACAAGGTGGGGGCGCACGCCCTGGCGGAGCGAACGGCGCAATCCCTGGCCAAGGCGGCGGAGCAGCTGGACGACGCGCCCCTGCGCGCCGAGGCGGAGCTGGCGCGCAAGCTGACGGCGCTGCTCAAGCCCTCGGAGACCTAG
- the sthA gene encoding Si-specific NAD(P)(+) transhydrogenase, with protein sequence MSVRHFDIVVIGSGPGGEGAAMKAAKSGKRVCVVEQQPLVGGACTHTATIPSKALRHAIQRLVDVQIDHPDLRVELAHRWKFKDMMRSATSVVSRQVQLRTTFYERNRVELVVGRARFLDANTLEVSEPRGASEQLSAKSVVLATGSRPYHPPDLDFQHPRIFDSDTIFNLRDTPMTMIIYGAGVIGCEYASMFRMLGVKVDLVNTRERLLSFLDDEISDALSYHLREQGVLIRHQEQMERVETSDDGVVLHLKSGKRLRADIFLWANGRTGNTQDIGLQALGIQTDSRGNIQVNDAYQTVVPHIYAVGDVVGNPSLASASYDQGRFAATHIVEGRLEHKLVKDIPSGIYTSPEISSLGRTEQELTRQGVPYEVGHAFFKSLARAQITGRTVGMLKMLFHRDTREILGLHCFGDNASEIIHIGQAIMSQEGPGNSIDYFINTTFNYPTMAEAYRVAALNGLNRLF encoded by the coding sequence ATTTCGACATCGTGGTGATTGGTTCCGGTCCGGGCGGCGAGGGGGCGGCCATGAAGGCGGCCAAGTCCGGCAAGCGGGTCTGCGTGGTGGAGCAACAGCCCCTGGTGGGCGGCGCCTGCACCCACACCGCCACCATTCCGTCCAAGGCGCTGCGCCACGCCATCCAGCGGCTGGTGGACGTGCAGATCGATCACCCGGACCTGCGGGTCGAGCTGGCCCACCGCTGGAAGTTCAAGGACATGATGCGCAGCGCCACCTCGGTGGTGTCGCGCCAGGTGCAGCTGCGCACCACCTTCTATGAGCGCAACCGGGTGGAGCTGGTGGTGGGCCGGGCGCGCTTCCTGGACGCCAACACCCTGGAGGTGAGCGAGCCGCGGGGCGCCAGCGAGCAGCTGTCCGCCAAGTCCGTCGTGCTGGCCACGGGCTCGCGGCCCTACCACCCGCCGGACCTGGACTTCCAGCACCCGCGCATCTTCGACTCGGACACCATCTTCAACCTGCGCGACACGCCGATGACGATGATCATCTACGGCGCGGGCGTCATCGGCTGCGAGTACGCCTCCATGTTCCGCATGCTGGGCGTGAAGGTGGACCTGGTGAACACGCGCGAGCGGCTCCTGTCCTTCCTGGACGATGAGATCTCCGACGCGCTCAGCTACCACCTGCGCGAGCAGGGCGTGCTCATCCGCCACCAGGAGCAGATGGAGCGCGTGGAGACGAGCGACGACGGGGTGGTGCTGCACCTCAAGAGCGGCAAGCGCCTGCGCGCGGACATCTTCCTGTGGGCCAACGGGCGCACGGGCAACACCCAGGACATCGGCCTGCAGGCGCTGGGCATCCAGACGGACTCGCGCGGCAACATCCAGGTGAACGACGCCTACCAGACGGTGGTGCCCCACATCTACGCGGTGGGCGACGTGGTGGGCAATCCCTCGCTCGCGAGCGCGTCCTATGACCAGGGCCGCTTCGCCGCCACGCACATCGTCGAGGGCCGGCTGGAGCACAAGCTCGTCAAGGACATCCCCAGCGGCATCTACACGAGCCCGGAGATCAGCAGCCTGGGCCGCACCGAGCAGGAATTGACGCGCCAGGGCGTGCCGTATGAAGTCGGCCACGCCTTCTTCAAGAGCCTGGCGCGCGCGCAGATCACCGGCCGCACGGTGGGCATGCTCAAGATGCTCTTCCACCGGGACACGCGGGAGATCCTCGGGCTGCACTGCTTCGGGGACAACGCCTCGGAGATCATCCACATCGGCCAGGCCATCATGTCGCAGGAGGGCCCGGGCAACAGCATCGACTACTTCATCAACACCACCTTCAACTACCCCACCATGGCCGAGGCCTATCGCGTGGCGGCGCTCAACGGCCTCAACCGGCTGTTCTGA